The Ascaphus truei isolate aAscTru1 chromosome 11, aAscTru1.hap1, whole genome shotgun sequence genome includes a window with the following:
- the SLC29A4 gene encoding equilibrative nucleoside transporter 4 isoform X1 produces MRSVRGDRVREVSPAVTPEGNVVMSFSFDSYQLEEEELQAKGVLTFMEPACEIPQPQDRYHGIYFAMLLAGVGFLLPYNSFITDVDYLHQKYPGTSIVFDMSLTYILVALAAVILNNALVELLTLHTRITVGYLFALGPLLFVGICDVWLELFSFKQSYAINLVSVGVVAFGCTVQQSSFYGYTGMLPKRYTQGVMTGESTAGVVISLSRIFTKLLLPSEKESTVIFFFISITMELMCFVLHLLVRRTRFVQYHTARTQDGAKRAKGSPQQSFGYRVHHNAVAEEVRLENGGNSPQNSQCPDSDLAGGGTYVRFDSSVPKVKRSWPSFRDMMLHRYIVSRVIWAYMLSIAVTYFITLCLFPGLESEIRNCTLGEWLPILIMAIFNLSDFVGKILAALPYDWRGSHLLICSSVRVVFIPLFIMCVYPNEKPTFSHPAWPCIFSLLMGISNGYFGSVPMILAAGQVNPEQRELAGNTMTVSYMTGLTLGSAVAYSAYSLASTSHTMCFHTETYNSSLPPEY; encoded by the exons ATGCGCTCAGTCAGGGGGGATCGTGTCAGGGAGGTGAGCCCCGCGGTGACTCCAGAGGGGAACGTGGTGATGAGCTTCAGCTTCGACAGTTATCAGCTGGAGGAAGAGGAGCTGCAGGCGAAGGGAGTCCTCACATTCATGGAGCCAG CCTGTGAAATCCCACAGCCCCAGGACCGATACCATGGGATATATTTTGCAATGCTGCTGGCGGGGGTAGGCTTCCTCCTTCCATATAACAGCTTCATCACAGACGTGGACTATCTGCACCAGAAATATCCAG GGACCTCTATTGTGTTTGATATGAGCCTGACGTACATCCTTGTGGCTCTTGCTGCTGTTATCCTTAATAACGCGCTGGTGGAGCTGCTGACCCTTCACACACGGATCACTGTGG GATACCTGTTTGCTCTCGGGCCTCTGCTCTTCGTTGGCATCTGTGATGTTTGGCTTGAACTCTTCTCCTTCAAACAGTCCTACGCCATTAACCTGGTGTCCGTGGGGGTGGTGGCCTTTGGCTGCACAG TGCAGCAATCCAGTTTCTATGGCTACACTGGGATGTTACCCAAACGTTACACCCAAGGGGTAATGACCGGGGAAA GCACCGCTGGGGTGGTCATCTCCCTGAGCCGCATTTTCACAAAGCTGCTACTCCcgtcagagaaagagagcaccgtcatcttcttcttcatctctaTCACCATGGAGCTCATGTGCTTCGTGCTTCACCTCCTGGTCAGGCGCACGCGCTTCGTCCAGTACCACACGGCCCGGACCCAGGACGGAGCCAAACGGGCTAAGGGGTCTCCACAGCAGAGCTTTGGCTACCGAGTGCATCACAATGCCGTGGCAGAGGAAGTAAGACTT GAGAACGGAGGCAACTCCCCACAGAACAGCCAGTGTCCAGACTCGGACCTAGCGGGCGGTGGCACCTACGTGAGGTTTGACAGTTCCGTGCCCAAAGTTAAGCGGAGTTGGCCAAGTTTCAGAG ACATGATGCTGCATCGTTACATCGTGTCGCGGGTCATCTGGGCGTACATGCTCTCTATCGCGGTGACGTACTTCATCACGCTCTGCCTCTTCCCGGGGCTGGAGTCGGAGATTCGGAACTGCACGCTGGGGGAGTGGCTTCCCATCCTGATCATGGCCATATTTAACCTGTCCGACTTTGTGGGGAAG ATCCTGGCAGCACTGCCCTATGACTGGCGTGGTTCCCATCTTCTCATCTGCTCCAGCGTCCGGGTGGTTTTTATCCCACTctttataatgtgtgtgtacCCGAATGAGAAGCCAACTTTCAGCCACCCCGCCTGGCCCTGCATCTTCTCCCTGCTCATGGGCATCAGTAACGGCTACTTTGGCAGCGTGCCCATGATCCTGGCAGCGGGACAAGTGAACCCGGAGCAGCGTGAATTGGCAG GAAACACAATGACTGTGTCCTACATGACTGGACTGACCTTGGGCTCAGCCGTAGCGTACTCTGCGTACAGCCTGGCCAGTACGTCTCACACTATGTGCTTCCACACAGAGACCTACAACAGCTCCCTGCCCCCGGAATACTGA
- the SLC29A4 gene encoding equilibrative nucleoside transporter 4 isoform X2, giving the protein MRSVRGDRVREVSPAVTPEGNVVMSFSFDSYQLEEEELQAKGVLTFMEPACEIPQPQDRYHGIYFAMLLAGVGFLLPYNSFITDVDYLHQKYPGTSIVFDMSLTYILVALAAVILNNALVELLTLHTRITVGYLFALGPLLFVGICDVWLELFSFKQSYAINLVSVGVVAFGCTVQQSSFYGYTGMLPKRYTQGVMTGESTAGVVISLSRIFTKLLLPSEKESTVIFFFISITMELMCFVLHLLVRRTRFVQYHTARTQDGAKRAKGSPQQSFGYRVHHNAVAEEENGGNSPQNSQCPDSDLAGGGTYVRFDSSVPKVKRSWPSFRDMMLHRYIVSRVIWAYMLSIAVTYFITLCLFPGLESEIRNCTLGEWLPILIMAIFNLSDFVGKILAALPYDWRGSHLLICSSVRVVFIPLFIMCVYPNEKPTFSHPAWPCIFSLLMGISNGYFGSVPMILAAGQVNPEQRELAGNTMTVSYMTGLTLGSAVAYSAYSLASTSHTMCFHTETYNSSLPPEY; this is encoded by the exons ATGCGCTCAGTCAGGGGGGATCGTGTCAGGGAGGTGAGCCCCGCGGTGACTCCAGAGGGGAACGTGGTGATGAGCTTCAGCTTCGACAGTTATCAGCTGGAGGAAGAGGAGCTGCAGGCGAAGGGAGTCCTCACATTCATGGAGCCAG CCTGTGAAATCCCACAGCCCCAGGACCGATACCATGGGATATATTTTGCAATGCTGCTGGCGGGGGTAGGCTTCCTCCTTCCATATAACAGCTTCATCACAGACGTGGACTATCTGCACCAGAAATATCCAG GGACCTCTATTGTGTTTGATATGAGCCTGACGTACATCCTTGTGGCTCTTGCTGCTGTTATCCTTAATAACGCGCTGGTGGAGCTGCTGACCCTTCACACACGGATCACTGTGG GATACCTGTTTGCTCTCGGGCCTCTGCTCTTCGTTGGCATCTGTGATGTTTGGCTTGAACTCTTCTCCTTCAAACAGTCCTACGCCATTAACCTGGTGTCCGTGGGGGTGGTGGCCTTTGGCTGCACAG TGCAGCAATCCAGTTTCTATGGCTACACTGGGATGTTACCCAAACGTTACACCCAAGGGGTAATGACCGGGGAAA GCACCGCTGGGGTGGTCATCTCCCTGAGCCGCATTTTCACAAAGCTGCTACTCCcgtcagagaaagagagcaccgtcatcttcttcttcatctctaTCACCATGGAGCTCATGTGCTTCGTGCTTCACCTCCTGGTCAGGCGCACGCGCTTCGTCCAGTACCACACGGCCCGGACCCAGGACGGAGCCAAACGGGCTAAGGGGTCTCCACAGCAGAGCTTTGGCTACCGAGTGCATCACAATGCCGTGGCAGAGGAA GAGAACGGAGGCAACTCCCCACAGAACAGCCAGTGTCCAGACTCGGACCTAGCGGGCGGTGGCACCTACGTGAGGTTTGACAGTTCCGTGCCCAAAGTTAAGCGGAGTTGGCCAAGTTTCAGAG ACATGATGCTGCATCGTTACATCGTGTCGCGGGTCATCTGGGCGTACATGCTCTCTATCGCGGTGACGTACTTCATCACGCTCTGCCTCTTCCCGGGGCTGGAGTCGGAGATTCGGAACTGCACGCTGGGGGAGTGGCTTCCCATCCTGATCATGGCCATATTTAACCTGTCCGACTTTGTGGGGAAG ATCCTGGCAGCACTGCCCTATGACTGGCGTGGTTCCCATCTTCTCATCTGCTCCAGCGTCCGGGTGGTTTTTATCCCACTctttataatgtgtgtgtacCCGAATGAGAAGCCAACTTTCAGCCACCCCGCCTGGCCCTGCATCTTCTCCCTGCTCATGGGCATCAGTAACGGCTACTTTGGCAGCGTGCCCATGATCCTGGCAGCGGGACAAGTGAACCCGGAGCAGCGTGAATTGGCAG GAAACACAATGACTGTGTCCTACATGACTGGACTGACCTTGGGCTCAGCCGTAGCGTACTCTGCGTACAGCCTGGCCAGTACGTCTCACACTATGTGCTTCCACACAGAGACCTACAACAGCTCCCTGCCCCCGGAATACTGA